In Marinobacter sp. M3C, the genomic stretch GCTCCGCGAGTTACTCACCCATTTCCCCAATATCCGGGTTGCGGCTCTTTTTGGCTCCATGGCTCTGGGCAAAGAGCGGCCAGACAGCGACATTGATGTAGCCGTACAGGCCAACAAAGCGCTGGTAGCAAATGAGCGCATCGCCCTAACCGAGGCCATAGCCCTGGCTTTTAATCGGCCTGTAGACTTGATTGACTTGCGTACTGCAGGCCAGCCCCTTCTGGACCAAATCGTGAGTAGTGGCATACAAGTGGTAGGAAAAAGACACCTGTGGGGCGACCTGATATACCGGAACATTATGGAAAACGAAGATTTTGTACCCTACCAAAAACGCATACTCGAAGGGCGGCGACACACATGGATGAACAACTCGTAGCTCAGAAACTGGAATCGCTTCGGCGTTGCATCCAGCGTGTGGAATTAAAGCTTCCTGACAACGTGGAAACACTACTGACAGACCTTGATGCGCAAGACATCGTCTCATTGAACCTCACCCGCGCCGTGCAAATGAGCGTAGACATCGCCTCCCACTGGCTCGCCGGACATAGCGAATCAACCGCACCCAAAACTATGGGGCAGGCATTCGACGCTCTTGCCAACTCCGGCGTAATTGAGCACGATCTTGCTATCAGAATGCGAAAATCGGTTGGCTTCCGAAACGTGATGGTTCACAACTACGATGATGTGAATTGGGAAATCGTGTTTGCAATTTGCCAGTACCACCTGGGTGATTTCAGAGCGTTTGCCAAGGTGTTTTCAGATCTTATTGAGTAACGTTGGCTGCTCAAACTGGCCTGGCCTCGCTGATTACCGATGCCCTAAACCGAGGAGGAAGGTCACTAGGTATCAGAAGGTCCACTTGAACATCCAGCAGCACTCAATCTGCACGCCCTGAAAAGACCCCGTCGGCATTCCGCTGCACCCGCCAGCCGCCGAAGACTGGGATACCGTGATTATTCTCTGCACTGAACTACCGTCTCACGCCGACCAATTTAAGCGCTTGGCATTGATTGCTCAGAATGATTCGGTGGTTTTGGTTCAGGCCCGGTCCCACTTCAAACAGTTACATGCATTGGGCATTGAGGCACGAGTTCACGACCAAAGACAACTTTGAGCACAGGGCGGCGCAGAACCGCCCACTGACTTTCACGTTATTTTTTTGATCTCACTTTTGATCCAGTCAAGTAACTTTCTAAATCGATCCGTTTCAGCAAAGCTGGACGCACAAACCAACCAATAACCTGACCGCATACGGATTGATGGCCCTACCATCTTGAGGTAACCAGCCTCGACATCTCCTTCGAGGAGAAGAGTTCGACCCAAGCCTACACCCATTCCGCCAATAACCGCCTGAAGCATCAAGTCGGCGCGATCAAATTGATAGTCGGGATTAAAACCGTCCCTTCTCGAACCAATGGTGGAAAAATAGTAATCCCAGCTAAAATCAGTCTCATCGATTTCACCACGACGATCACCAAGAAAAACAGTTTCTGGCTTTTCCAGAAGTCCTGCATCACTGACTCCATCACCAAGGTAGCCTGGACTAGCCACTGGCTGCATCCAGCAATGGGTAAGGTACGACGAATGTAAACCAGGATAAGGGCCTGGCCCAAATCGGATCGCAGCATCGGCGTCGTTTATCAAGAAATCAACGGTTTCCTCCTGCACGTCTAAGGACAGCTTCAGATTCAGTGCGTGCGCATTCGGCAAAGCCGGAATTAACCACTTCATTGCCAGTGAAGATGACAGAGAAAGCCGGATTAAGTCGGTTGATCGGCTGTGCTCAAGCTTATCAAGCGCTGTATCCCAGCTCGCCATACTATCAATCGCCGCATGACACAGAATTTCTCCGATTTCGGTTAATCGCAGCCTGCGCGTGGTGCGATCAAATAGAGTATGACCCAGCGCATCTTCCAATGATCTGATTCTGTGACTTACCGCCGACTGGTCCACACCCAGCCGCTCAGCTGCTTTCGTAAAGCTTAATTTTTCCCCGATCGCAGCGAGCATTGGGGAAGAATTAACGAGTTTGGTGAGGGTTTCCTTTCGATCCGTATTAATGAGAATTTCTCATGCGCATATGAGTTCCAATTTCAGGATAATCGCCATAAGTTAGGCGTATGAGTACTACCGAAGTCATCAGTATTGGAGATTAACATGAACTATTCTACAATCGCGGTTAAAACGATCGAAGCCCACATTATCAAAGGATTTGTGACAGACGGCATGGGCGGCAACCCTGCCGGCGTCGTGCTCGACGCCGGCGAACTTAACGAAGCAGAAATGCTTTCTATCGCCGCAAAAATAGGGCTTTCTGAAACGGCTTTCGTTTCATCATCGGATACAGAGGGCTTTAAACTCGACTTCTTTACACCCAACCGTCGAATTGCCCATTGCGGTCACGCAACCATTGCAACATTTTCCTATCTTGCAGAACTTGGGCGTATTGCTGAAGGAGAAACATCAAAAGAAACCGTTGATGGCCCACGCAAAATATTAATCAAAGACGGTGCTGCCTATATGGAGCAGTTGGCACCTAAATATCGCATGCCCGACGACTGGACAAAAGATGCCGTAACGGTTGCTCAAGTCCTACAATCTCTGGGATTGACTGAGAACGATCTGGACATCAGCATCAGCCCCATGCAAGTGAACACTGGAAACAGCTTTATTGTTGTTGGAGTAAAGGATGGAGCAACGCTGCGTAGCGTAAAACCTGACTTCGACCTCATCTCGGTCATCAGTGAAAAACTGGACCTTATCGGGTACTACATATTCACAACCGATAACCATGCAACCGAAAAAGACGCGACAACTCGAATGTTCGCACCGCGTTATGCCATTAGCGAGGAGTCGGCTACGGGCATGGCTGCGGGGCCTCTCGCTTGCGTCCTCCACGATCACCTACACATTAACAAACGTACGTTTTTAATCGAACAGGGCAAATTCATGGAGCCAGTATCACCCAGTCTGATCACGGTGGAACTTTCCGTCGAAAATGAAAAAATTCAGGGTCTGATGGCGGGCGGGCACGGCAAGGTTTCGAGAAGTCTCAATATCGATTATTAGAGTCTGGCGGAATATAAAACCGCCGAAGTGCGACAAGCCTGCCGATCTCGCATCGAGCAGCTACGTGCTCTGGGTATTGAGGCGCGGATGTATAATCAGCGGTGCAACTAAAACAGGGATGTTTACAGACGGTTTTGCGATCTTTTT encodes the following:
- a CDS encoding nucleotidyltransferase domain-containing protein, with protein sequence MAAKPPENSTIQKLRELLTHFPNIRVAALFGSMALGKERPDSDIDVAVQANKALVANERIALTEAIALAFNRPVDLIDLRTAGQPLLDQIVSSGIQVVGKRHLWGDLIYRNIMENEDFVPYQKRILEGRRHTWMNNS
- a CDS encoding LysR family transcriptional regulator, translated to MLAAIGEKLSFTKAAERLGVDQSAVSHRIRSLEDALGHTLFDRTTRRLRLTEIGEILCHAAIDSMASWDTALDKLEHSRSTDLIRLSLSSSLAMKWLIPALPNAHALNLKLSLDVQEETVDFLINDADAAIRFGPGPYPGLHSSYLTHCWMQPVASPGYLGDGVSDAGLLEKPETVFLGDRRGEIDETDFSWDYYFSTIGSRRDGFNPDYQFDRADLMLQAVIGGMGVGLGRTLLLEGDVEAGYLKMVGPSIRMRSGYWLVCASSFAETDRFRKLLDWIKSEIKKIT
- a CDS encoding PhzF family phenazine biosynthesis protein, coding for MNYSTIAVKTIEAHIIKGFVTDGMGGNPAGVVLDAGELNEAEMLSIAAKIGLSETAFVSSSDTEGFKLDFFTPNRRIAHCGHATIATFSYLAELGRIAEGETSKETVDGPRKILIKDGAAYMEQLAPKYRMPDDWTKDAVTVAQVLQSLGLTENDLDISISPMQVNTGNSFIVVGVKDGATLRSVKPDFDLISVISEKLDLIGYYIFTTDNHATEKDATTRMFAPRYAISEESATGMAAGPLACVLHDHLHINKRTFLIEQGKFMEPVSPSLITVELSVENEKIQGLMAGGHGKVSRSLNIDY
- a CDS encoding HepT-like ribonuclease domain-containing protein, whose protein sequence is MDEQLVAQKLESLRRCIQRVELKLPDNVETLLTDLDAQDIVSLNLTRAVQMSVDIASHWLAGHSESTAPKTMGQAFDALANSGVIEHDLAIRMRKSVGFRNVMVHNYDDVNWEIVFAICQYHLGDFRAFAKVFSDLIE